The following proteins come from a genomic window of Paenibacillus spongiae:
- a CDS encoding beta-ketoacyl-[acyl-carrier-protein] synthase family protein, producing the protein MGDRRAVVTGIGCVTPIGTGVQAMWDGVKKSESAVRSIDRFTAEGLRSRIAAQVTDFDPIQYMDKKRAHRMDRYSQLSVAAGSLALEHAGIRPENAEQERVGIFMGSALGGIAFAEEQCGQYYTGGYRSVSPTLGFSVFGGAASCNMAMAFGFNGPNETNSMSCASGAVAIGRALQSIRRGEADFILAGGAEAPLSPLSFGAFDMLRAMSTRNEAPGRASRPFDRNRDGFVMGEGAAVLVIEDEAHAKARGATILAEVGGFSVSNDAHHMSAPLPCGSQASRALRQALADADMSPDDVGYINAHGSSTLLNDVTESLVIRSVFGSRPVAVSGTKGLYGHPLGASGAIEAAITCMSLSDGWLPPTTNLEDPDPQAQLDLITGDGRSVQADAALSNSYGFGGINATLVFRRV; encoded by the coding sequence ATGGGTGACCGGAGAGCGGTCGTGACGGGTATCGGCTGTGTGACGCCGATCGGAACAGGGGTACAGGCCATGTGGGACGGAGTCAAGAAAAGCGAGAGCGCCGTGCGCAGCATCGACCGTTTCACAGCCGAGGGGCTCCGCAGCCGGATTGCCGCACAAGTAACGGATTTCGATCCCATCCAATACATGGACAAGAAGCGTGCGCATCGGATGGACAGGTACTCGCAGCTATCCGTGGCGGCCGGTTCACTGGCTCTGGAGCATGCCGGCATCCGTCCCGAGAATGCGGAGCAAGAACGCGTCGGCATCTTTATGGGCAGCGCGCTGGGCGGTATCGCATTCGCCGAAGAGCAGTGCGGACAATATTATACCGGCGGGTACCGGTCGGTTTCGCCTACCTTGGGCTTCTCGGTATTCGGAGGGGCGGCTTCCTGCAACATGGCGATGGCCTTCGGTTTCAACGGACCGAATGAGACCAATTCGATGTCCTGCGCTTCGGGCGCGGTTGCGATCGGCCGCGCGCTTCAATCCATCCGCAGGGGCGAAGCCGATTTTATTCTGGCAGGAGGCGCGGAGGCGCCGCTGTCGCCGCTCTCCTTCGGCGCGTTCGACATGCTGCGCGCCATGTCGACGCGCAATGAAGCGCCTGGGCGGGCAAGCCGGCCATTCGACCGCAACCGTGACGGCTTCGTGATGGGTGAAGGCGCCGCCGTGCTCGTCATCGAGGACGAAGCGCATGCCAAGGCGAGAGGAGCAACGATTCTTGCGGAGGTTGGAGGCTTCAGCGTGAGCAATGATGCTCACCATATGAGCGCGCCGCTCCCCTGCGGCTCCCAGGCGTCGAGAGCGCTGCGGCAAGCGCTGGCGGATGCGGATATGTCGCCGGATGATGTCGGATACATTAACGCTCATGGCTCGTCGACGCTGCTGAACGATGTGACGGAGTCGCTGGTCATCCGCAGCGTGTTCGGCAGCCGTCCGGTCGCCGTCAGCGGGACGAAAGGGCTGTATGGCCATCCGCTCGGCGCCTCGGGTGCGATTGAAGCGGCGATAACTTGCATGTCGTTAAGTGACGGCTGGCTTCCTCCGACGACGAATTTGGAAGACCCGGATCCGCAAGCGCAGCTGGATCTGATCACGGGCGATGGGCGTTCCGTTCAAGCGGACGCGGCGCTGTCCAATTCCTACGGCTTCGGCGGCATTAACGCCACGCTAGTTTTTCGGCGAGTGTAA
- a CDS encoding SRPBCC family protein: MRTYNEIDLQCSPEDAFRFARMVDRWPQHLQHYRKVRFIEGNSGEGGLVEMAAYRRFDKVSWPVWWMSEMEVDAQLLRIRYRHVKGITRGMQVEWKLEPASSGMTKVSIVHEWEQPQVGRIVAARVIGPVFVHFIADQTLQGLKQAAERQREAAAYG, translated from the coding sequence ATGCGTACTTATAATGAAATCGACTTGCAATGTTCGCCGGAAGACGCCTTCCGTTTCGCCCGAATGGTCGACCGGTGGCCGCAGCATCTGCAGCACTACCGAAAGGTGCGCTTCATTGAAGGAAATAGCGGCGAAGGCGGTCTTGTCGAGATGGCGGCTTACCGACGCTTCGACAAAGTGAGCTGGCCGGTATGGTGGATGAGCGAGATGGAGGTCGATGCGCAATTATTACGGATCCGCTATCGGCATGTAAAGGGGATTACCCGCGGCATGCAGGTCGAATGGAAGCTTGAGCCTGCTTCTTCCGGTATGACGAAGGTCAGCATCGTTCATGAATGGGAGCAGCCGCAGGTCGGACGGATTGTTGCGGCGCGGGTGATCGGTCCTGTATTCGTTCACTTTATTGCCGATCAAACCTTGCAGGGGCTAAAGCAAGCTGCGGAACGACAGAGGGAGGCGGCGGCTTATGGGTGA
- a CDS encoding NAD(P)/FAD-dependent oxidoreductase, protein MLEADIAIVGSGPAGSMLSLLLAKLGIKVVMLEASVHPRRKPCGEALNPGAMQLLQRVGLGLMDGISCRSEPIHGWRLHYGKTILEAQYPNRTAGVACPRSLLDDWLVREAVKAGARIEEGARVKGLLYDNGKIGGVYGRTITGSEFSAASRFVVGADGLGSVVARAAGLNRFGKLRKAAFTVHVSGVEHLEPIIELHLQPDLVVGLAPVGEGLANMTIGTSGSRAGLASGRKSEFVREAIQQLPRLASRMGKISFEDDLIACGPFDRPNAPAAGSGVLLVGDAAGYYDPLTGQGIYRALRMAELAAPLLLEALCRNSELPLYAYDRLLKQEFARGTRLQRFIQYGTGHPLLFHSALRCISVNQGLRSKLAAVIGDC, encoded by the coding sequence GTGCTTGAGGCAGATATTGCGATTGTCGGATCCGGTCCAGCCGGAAGCATGCTGTCGCTGCTGCTGGCAAAGCTTGGGATAAAGGTCGTGATGCTTGAGGCGTCCGTTCACCCTCGGCGCAAGCCATGCGGCGAAGCGCTCAATCCGGGTGCGATGCAGCTGCTGCAGCGGGTGGGGCTGGGTCTTATGGACGGAATCAGCTGCCGGTCCGAGCCGATCCACGGCTGGCGGCTTCATTATGGAAAGACGATACTTGAAGCCCAATATCCGAACCGGACGGCGGGAGTTGCGTGCCCAAGGTCGCTGCTGGACGACTGGCTGGTTCGCGAAGCCGTCAAGGCAGGTGCGAGAATCGAGGAAGGCGCGCGCGTGAAAGGGCTGCTTTACGATAATGGGAAAATAGGCGGAGTCTATGGACGCACAATCACCGGTTCGGAATTTTCGGCAGCTTCCCGCTTCGTCGTCGGTGCGGACGGTTTAGGTTCCGTCGTAGCACGGGCAGCAGGCTTGAACCGGTTTGGCAAGCTTCGCAAAGCCGCCTTCACGGTCCATGTCTCGGGGGTGGAGCATCTGGAGCCGATCATAGAGCTGCACCTGCAGCCCGATTTGGTTGTCGGGCTCGCGCCGGTCGGGGAAGGATTGGCCAATATGACCATCGGGACGTCCGGGTCGCGAGCAGGCCTCGCGTCCGGACGCAAATCCGAGTTTGTCCGTGAGGCGATACAGCAGCTGCCGAGATTGGCAAGCCGGATGGGGAAGATAAGCTTCGAGGATGATCTGATCGCATGCGGACCATTCGATCGGCCGAATGCGCCTGCGGCAGGCAGCGGAGTACTGCTCGTCGGCGACGCAGCGGGCTATTATGATCCGCTGACCGGTCAAGGCATCTACCGTGCCCTGCGGATGGCGGAGCTGGCTGCTCCCCTTCTGCTGGAAGCGCTCTGCAGAAATTCGGAGCTCCCCTTGTATGCGTATGACAGACTGTTGAAGCAGGAATTCGCCAGGGGCACGAGGCTCCAGCGCTTCATCCAGTACGGCACGGGACATCCGCTGCTGTTTCATAGCGCATTGCGCTGCATATCCGTGAATCAAGGCTTAAGGTCGAAATTGGCGGCTGTCATAGGCGATTGCTGA
- a CDS encoding methyltransferase domain-containing protein, producing MNRLMKKELLDGIDGEDSVDSAELEHSLKEVWQVNRYLGGNPALFVHLKRLIREAEPDRPIRILDVATGLADIPLAIVRWAESRQLHITVTGIDIHPRIVQLAADRTKEARAIRIDTGDGRQLPYEDGSFDIVFSNLALHHMDEDGAVRMLQEMRRVARIGWIVTDLQRHPAAYGAAKLLARFVWRSPVTRHDGPLSVLRSFTAKEAGELLARAGLQAEVRKHFPFRLAMIGRA from the coding sequence ATGAATCGATTAATGAAGAAAGAACTGCTCGATGGCATCGATGGAGAAGACAGTGTCGATAGTGCGGAATTGGAGCACAGCCTGAAGGAAGTATGGCAGGTAAACCGCTATTTGGGCGGCAATCCGGCGTTGTTCGTTCATCTGAAGAGACTGATCAGAGAGGCGGAGCCCGATCGCCCGATTCGCATACTTGATGTCGCGACGGGGCTTGCGGATATTCCGCTCGCGATCGTCAGATGGGCCGAAAGCCGCCAGCTGCACATTACGGTAACGGGCATCGACATCCACCCGCGAATTGTTCAGCTTGCCGCCGATCGAACGAAAGAGGCGCGTGCCATTCGTATTGATACCGGCGATGGAAGGCAGCTCCCGTATGAGGACGGCAGCTTCGATATCGTCTTCAGCAACCTCGCCTTGCATCATATGGACGAGGACGGAGCGGTCCGGATGCTGCAGGAGATGAGAAGAGTGGCCCGAATCGGCTGGATCGTGACCGATTTGCAGCGGCATCCTGCCGCATACGGAGCGGCGAAGCTGCTTGCGCGATTCGTCTGGCGGAGTCCGGTTACCCGGCATGACGGCCCATTGTCCGTCTTGCGTTCATTTACCGCGAAGGAAGCCGGCGAGCTGCTTGCGCGTGCAGGTTTACAGGCGGAGGTGCGCAAACATTTTCCATTCCGATTGGCGATGATCGGACGTGCTTGA
- a CDS encoding carboxypeptidase M32, with translation MTTSTKEVLQSFRERIGQIKSYEEALGVLYWDLRTGAPRKGLEPRSEAIGILSGQLFKLQTAPELGEWLSILENSGEKEQLGEIDRRLLKQTRKDYDRAVKIPEKLHQEYVVLTTQAETFWEEAKEKSDYHSFQPYLDKIITYQNQFIDLWGPGATRYDTLLDAYEPGMTTAELDRIFGGLREKLVPLAAAIAASPHQPDQSFLKQTYAKEAQKKFSLYILEQMGFDFAAGRLDESAHPFATGLNPGDVRITTRYLEDDVLSALFGTIHEGGHALYEQNIMKELTNTTLCTGTSMGIHESQSRFWENVIGRSRPFWNRYYGDLQQMFPGQLNVSVDDFYRATNVVQPSFIRIEADELTYNLHIIIRYEMEKLIFNEGAKAADLPALWNEKYKEYLGITPENDSEGVLQDVHWSGGAFGYFPSYSLGNMYAAQITDQMEKELPDMWELVGKGNLHPLKDWLTDKVYKYGMLRTPSELITDITGKPLDPDHLVTYLERKYKDIYKL, from the coding sequence GTGACGACAAGCACGAAAGAGGTTCTGCAATCGTTCCGCGAACGGATTGGTCAGATCAAGAGCTATGAGGAAGCGCTCGGCGTTCTCTATTGGGACTTGCGCACCGGTGCCCCCCGCAAGGGATTGGAACCCCGCTCGGAGGCGATAGGCATATTATCCGGCCAGCTGTTCAAGCTGCAGACGGCTCCGGAGCTGGGAGAATGGCTATCCATCCTGGAGAATTCCGGCGAGAAGGAGCAGCTAGGCGAGATCGACCGGAGATTGTTGAAGCAGACGCGCAAGGATTACGACCGCGCCGTCAAGATTCCGGAGAAGCTGCATCAGGAATATGTCGTCTTGACGACGCAAGCCGAGACGTTCTGGGAGGAAGCCAAGGAGAAGAGCGATTATCACTCGTTCCAGCCATACCTGGACAAAATCATTACCTATCAGAATCAGTTCATCGACCTTTGGGGGCCAGGCGCCACCCGCTACGATACGCTCCTTGATGCCTATGAGCCGGGAATGACGACGGCTGAGCTGGACCGGATATTCGGCGGCTTAAGAGAAAAGCTGGTTCCGCTTGCCGCCGCAATCGCAGCATCGCCGCATCAGCCGGATCAGAGCTTCCTGAAGCAGACCTATGCGAAGGAAGCCCAGAAGAAGTTCAGCCTGTACATCCTGGAGCAGATGGGCTTCGACTTTGCGGCTGGCCGTCTGGATGAGAGCGCTCATCCGTTCGCGACCGGGTTGAATCCGGGAGACGTCCGGATTACGACGCGTTATCTGGAAGATGATGTGCTCAGCGCACTGTTCGGTACGATTCATGAAGGCGGCCATGCGCTGTATGAACAGAATATTATGAAAGAGCTCACGAATACGACATTATGCACAGGCACCTCGATGGGCATTCATGAGTCGCAATCACGCTTCTGGGAGAATGTCATCGGCCGCAGCAGACCGTTCTGGAACCGGTATTACGGCGATCTGCAGCAGATGTTCCCCGGCCAGCTGAACGTATCGGTCGACGATTTCTACCGTGCGACCAACGTCGTACAGCCTTCTTTCATTCGCATCGAAGCGGATGAATTGACATACAATTTGCATATTATTATCCGTTATGAGATGGAGAAGCTTATCTTCAATGAAGGCGCGAAAGCAGCCGATCTTCCGGCGCTCTGGAACGAGAAGTATAAGGAGTATCTCGGCATTACGCCGGAGAATGACAGCGAAGGCGTGCTGCAGGACGTTCACTGGTCAGGAGGCGCCTTCGGTTACTTCCCTTCGTACTCGCTTGGAAACATGTACGCGGCGCAAATAACGGACCAGATGGAGAAAGAGCTGCCTGACATGTGGGAGCTGGTCGGAAAGGGTAATCTTCATCCGCTGAAGGATTGGTTGACGGACAAAGTGTATAAGTACGGCATGCTTCGTACGCCATCGGAGCTGATTACCGATATTACGGGCAAACCGCTGGATCCGGATCATCTCGTAACGTATCTGGAACGGAAATATAAAGACATTTACAAGCTGTAA
- a CDS encoding iron-sulfur cluster biosynthesis family protein, translated as MHFTFTSTAVEQLSGYLKDGERSLKLLYDTEGCGCAVSGVPSLQLVAEPAEGDTLGTGDPYNVWYEPRYEVFFDPELKIDFDPSRNAFSLKSDNQIYTVHMRLLT; from the coding sequence ATGCATTTTACATTCACGTCTACTGCGGTAGAACAGTTGTCCGGATATTTAAAAGATGGGGAACGGAGCTTGAAGCTGCTCTACGATACGGAAGGCTGCGGCTGCGCCGTCAGCGGCGTACCTTCGCTTCAGCTTGTTGCTGAACCGGCTGAGGGAGATACGCTAGGTACGGGCGATCCCTACAATGTCTGGTATGAGCCGCGCTATGAAGTTTTTTTCGATCCCGAATTGAAGATCGATTTCGACCCGTCACGCAATGCGTTCAGCTTGAAAAGCGATAATCAAATCTATACCGTCCACATGCGTCTGCTGACATAA
- a CDS encoding YxcD family protein — protein MRIHTDEIINAVCLHMAERRGVSPSDVEVQLAWEEEYGFTAEVWVQGRSQYLVESNLLEAIEQYMYKEYNRRVFRSQITIDADEDFWADIED, from the coding sequence ATGCGCATACACACTGACGAGATTATTAATGCGGTTTGCCTTCATATGGCTGAGCGCAGAGGCGTCTCGCCATCCGATGTAGAGGTTCAGCTGGCCTGGGAAGAAGAATACGGCTTCACCGCCGAGGTTTGGGTCCAGGGCAGAAGCCAATATCTGGTGGAGTCCAATCTGCTGGAGGCTATTGAGCAATACATGTATAAAGAATACAATCGGCGAGTATTCCGCTCCCAAATCACGATCGATGCGGATGAGGATTTCTGGGCAGATATCGAAGATTAA
- a CDS encoding glycosyl hydrolase family 18 protein, with amino-acid sequence MRIKWSLMIALILALQAGLATSGTANAGSADRVTQYRVYQNDKPLKEFASEAQALAYAKSFAYSHVEKIEGRVWMWDNFPRYKVYEGGYSTDSREFRTLAEARTFAKKLRFAQIRDLQQPGWVEGTYPKYQLYQGDKTLPQWSFATIAEAKKAAKFYTNMHLIELATNQWVWDNLTAAQKNDQRAATPVYDLTVNGESRGGTKYSFLLDAIRESAPVAGSAVVNTATGRTVHQNTPPFTVLQNGKKVRSFYSLGSAIPYAKSFASASIVKDGAAWWTNVPYLTVTQGNRKLGQYHTRKAAVAKASAYSGSVVTTDSGRAIWNNKSKLRYLAWNGTSSSPTIESQVAQTQGLDIDSPTWFVLSSADGTLTDRSDPALVETMRKAGIQVMPLVHNQFDSAMTSAFLRNSAAKSKFISSLVGRLVELKVPGINLDFEGLAGGDRGLYTSFVRDFTKAAHQKGLTVSIDLPRGDVSWDHKTAYDHAALADIVDMIMIMAYDQHWQGSDRAGSVGGLRWVEDGVKQFLAYGIPRNKLMLGIPFYVREWRIDGNGRLVDNKAILMKNIPAIIQNNGAKGVLDPVSGQMKYTYYKDGYAHVFWAETAATVKARIAIAKKYDLAGIAIWRLGYESADLWTMMLQQK; translated from the coding sequence ATGCGGATCAAATGGAGTTTGATGATCGCGCTCATTCTGGCCTTGCAAGCCGGCTTGGCGACCTCGGGGACGGCGAATGCCGGAAGTGCGGATCGCGTCACACAATATCGCGTCTATCAGAACGATAAGCCGCTGAAAGAATTCGCAAGCGAGGCGCAGGCGCTCGCCTATGCGAAGAGCTTCGCTTACAGCCATGTCGAGAAGATCGAAGGTCGAGTATGGATGTGGGATAACTTCCCCCGCTACAAAGTTTATGAAGGCGGTTACTCCACGGACAGCCGGGAATTCCGCACCTTGGCAGAAGCAAGGACGTTTGCGAAGAAGCTGCGTTTTGCGCAAATACGCGACCTGCAGCAGCCGGGCTGGGTGGAAGGTACATATCCGAAATATCAGCTCTACCAAGGGGATAAGACGCTCCCGCAATGGAGCTTCGCTACGATCGCCGAGGCCAAGAAGGCCGCAAAGTTCTACACCAATATGCATCTGATCGAACTGGCGACGAATCAATGGGTGTGGGATAACCTGACCGCTGCACAGAAGAATGACCAGCGAGCGGCCACACCCGTATATGACTTAACCGTCAACGGCGAATCGAGAGGCGGCACCAAATACTCGTTCCTGCTGGACGCGATTCGGGAATCCGCTCCGGTTGCAGGCAGCGCTGTGGTGAATACGGCGACTGGCCGGACCGTACATCAAAACACGCCGCCATTTACCGTGCTGCAAAATGGCAAGAAGGTCCGCTCCTTCTACAGCTTGGGCAGCGCCATCCCATATGCCAAGTCGTTCGCATCGGCTTCCATCGTCAAGGACGGGGCAGCCTGGTGGACGAACGTCCCCTACTTGACGGTGACACAGGGCAATCGTAAGCTCGGTCAATACCATACCCGCAAAGCGGCAGTTGCGAAGGCATCGGCCTACTCCGGCTCGGTGGTGACGACGGATAGCGGCCGCGCAATCTGGAATAATAAGTCGAAGCTCCGTTATCTGGCCTGGAACGGTACGTCAAGCAGCCCGACCATCGAATCGCAGGTCGCGCAGACGCAAGGACTCGATATCGACTCGCCGACCTGGTTCGTACTAAGCTCGGCAGACGGCACGCTGACGGATCGTTCCGATCCCGCGCTTGTCGAGACCATGCGCAAGGCGGGCATTCAGGTCATGCCTCTCGTTCACAATCAGTTCGATAGTGCCATGACGAGCGCGTTCCTTCGCAATTCAGCTGCGAAGTCGAAGTTCATATCGTCGCTTGTCGGAAGACTTGTTGAGCTTAAAGTACCTGGAATCAACCTGGATTTCGAAGGTCTGGCAGGCGGAGACCGGGGGCTGTACACCTCCTTCGTCCGCGACTTCACCAAGGCCGCTCATCAGAAAGGCTTGACCGTATCGATCGATCTGCCGCGCGGCGATGTCAGCTGGGATCATAAAACCGCTTATGATCATGCGGCGCTTGCGGACATTGTCGATATGATTATGATCATGGCTTATGATCAGCACTGGCAGGGCAGCGATCGAGCCGGCTCCGTCGGCGGCCTTCGCTGGGTCGAGGACGGCGTGAAGCAGTTTCTTGCCTACGGCATTCCCCGAAACAAGCTCATGCTCGGCATTCCATTCTACGTACGGGAATGGCGGATCGACGGTAACGGAAGGCTCGTCGATAACAAAGCGATTCTGATGAAGAATATTCCTGCAATCATTCAAAATAACGGAGCTAAAGGCGTTCTTGACCCTGTATCGGGTCAAATGAAATATACGTATTATAAAGACGGGTATGCGCATGTATTCTGGGCAGAGACGGCTGCCACTGTGAAGGCGCGGATCGCGATTGCCAAGAAATACGATCTTGCCGGCATCGCGATCTGGCGGCTCGGTTATGAAAGCGCAGATCTATGGACGATGATGCTGCAGCAGAAATAA
- a CDS encoding alpha/beta hydrolase has protein sequence MKADTTTSRKPASKMKKVLNIILKSMAVLVIAIIVFLAIVFLIDKISSKSEQGKIQSYGQFVPVDGKNMNVLIQGKGEETIVLLPGQGTAAPALDFKPLIEELSPFYKVVVVEPFGYGLSDRTDKERSTENIVSEIHEAIQQLNIDRFILMGHSIAGIYGLDYVNKYPNEVSAFVGIDTSVPSQGGMDVELPLRTFKFFKESGLARLTLKFDADPYAGMPYDDETKEQMILFTHKNMFNNTMLNELENLYPNFKAAEHLTFPKDLPLLLFVQANNTDREDWVSLHEEQIKDSVHGKMITFEGSHYLHHTKSKEIVENFRGFMEEIK, from the coding sequence ATGAAGGCGGATACGACAACGAGTAGAAAACCAGCTAGTAAAATGAAAAAAGTGCTTAACATTATACTTAAATCAATGGCAGTGTTAGTAATAGCAATAATAGTATTTCTAGCCATTGTCTTTCTAATTGATAAGATCAGCAGCAAATCAGAGCAAGGCAAAATACAGTCCTATGGTCAATTTGTGCCTGTAGATGGGAAAAACATGAATGTTTTGATTCAAGGAAAAGGCGAAGAAACAATCGTGCTCCTGCCTGGTCAAGGAACAGCGGCACCAGCGCTTGATTTTAAGCCGCTCATAGAAGAGCTGTCTCCGTTTTACAAAGTAGTCGTGGTTGAGCCTTTCGGTTATGGATTGAGCGATAGAACCGACAAGGAACGAAGCACTGAAAATATTGTAAGTGAAATTCATGAAGCTATCCAGCAGCTTAATATTGACCGATTTATTCTAATGGGCCACTCCATTGCAGGCATTTACGGACTCGATTATGTGAATAAATATCCAAACGAAGTGAGTGCATTTGTCGGGATCGATACCAGTGTTCCATCGCAAGGCGGTATGGATGTTGAATTACCATTAAGAACCTTTAAATTTTTCAAAGAATCAGGTCTCGCCAGATTGACATTGAAATTTGATGCTGATCCATATGCTGGAATGCCATATGATGATGAAACAAAAGAACAAATGATTTTGTTTACGCACAAAAACATGTTTAATAACACGATGTTGAATGAATTGGAAAATCTTTATCCAAATTTTAAGGCGGCTGAACATTTAACATTCCCCAAAGATCTTCCTCTTCTTTTATTTGTACAAGCAAATAATACAGACAGGGAAGATTGGGTATCCTTACACGAAGAGCAAATCAAAGATTCTGTACATGGGAAAATGATAACATTTGAAGGAAGTCACTATTTACACCATACCAAATCAAAAGAAATCGTTGAAAACTTTAGGGGATTTATGGAAGAAATAAAATAA
- a CDS encoding sensor histidine kinase, with product MIRSLYIRVVLTFLVSVIGGTIISFYVATWIFEDKLNENLRIPLLHFGQDISRIYETLPLGEADTFLSGMNQLKSYHIRIYEETGEFQSYGALNGHKPVTVSMEQVISVLDGDVVQVNPSGVSTVLLGMPLTTDMGTKAMFIEPIAPPSASFITKWILNFLTYSLIAGSLVILIAAVFLVRPIKKLTKATRRIAGGDFSVKLNIKQKGELGTLARSFEEMMHDLQQLEQMRRDFVSNVSHEIQSPLTSISGYALALKQVSITDNERSRYLDIIIAEADRMSKMSDSLLKLSLLESQSQQLRLVTFSLDEQIRRVIVAIQPQWSARNIRFDLHLKAVRIMADHDLLNQVWTNILGNSIKFSMDGGVINVSIKQDIKNVIVRISDTGIGISLEDQKRIFERFFKADRSHSRKYGGSGMGLAIVKQIVSLHQGDIRVESEPGRGTTVIVTLPITTPTD from the coding sequence ATGATCAGATCCTTATATATACGCGTAGTCCTGACATTTCTAGTCTCCGTAATCGGGGGCACGATCATTTCCTTTTATGTGGCAACTTGGATATTTGAAGATAAATTGAACGAAAACCTGCGAATTCCCTTACTTCACTTCGGTCAGGACATCTCGCGGATTTACGAGACATTGCCGTTAGGTGAAGCGGACACGTTCTTAAGTGGAATGAATCAGCTCAAATCCTATCATATTCGAATTTACGAAGAAACGGGTGAGTTCCAGTCTTACGGAGCGCTTAACGGACACAAACCTGTTACTGTGTCTATGGAACAAGTAATAAGTGTACTAGATGGAGATGTTGTTCAAGTCAATCCGAGTGGTGTTTCTACTGTTCTCTTAGGGATGCCGTTGACAACGGATATGGGAACGAAAGCGATGTTTATAGAACCGATCGCCCCACCTTCCGCCTCTTTTATCACAAAGTGGATTTTGAACTTTTTAACCTATTCGTTGATAGCAGGAAGCCTGGTGATTCTGATTGCTGCCGTGTTCCTAGTCAGACCGATCAAAAAACTGACAAAAGCGACTAGGCGTATCGCAGGTGGAGATTTCAGCGTCAAGCTAAATATTAAGCAAAAGGGTGAGCTAGGTACTTTGGCTCGCAGCTTCGAAGAAATGATGCACGATCTGCAGCAACTTGAGCAGATGCGCAGGGATTTCGTATCGAACGTATCTCATGAAATTCAGTCGCCGCTCACCTCGATATCTGGTTATGCTCTAGCGCTCAAGCAAGTAAGCATCACAGATAACGAGCGAAGCCGTTATCTCGATATTATCATCGCTGAAGCAGATCGGATGTCCAAGATGAGCGATAGCCTGCTAAAGCTGAGTTTGCTTGAATCGCAGTCACAGCAACTGCGGTTGGTCACGTTCAGCCTTGATGAACAGATCAGACGAGTCATCGTCGCGATCCAGCCGCAATGGTCGGCTCGCAACATCCGTTTCGATCTCCATTTGAAGGCCGTTCGAATAATGGCTGATCATGATCTATTAAACCAGGTATGGACGAACATACTCGGCAATAGCATCAAATTTTCCATGGATGGCGGCGTTATTAACGTCAGCATCAAACAAGATATCAAAAACGTGATAGTCCGAATATCCGACACTGGCATTGGCATTTCCCTCGAGGACCAGAAGCGTATATTCGAACGGTTTTTTAAGGCCGATCGTTCCCACAGTCGTAAGTATGGCGGCAGCGGTATGGGACTTGCCATCGTTAAACAGATCGTATCGCTTCATCAAGGTGACATCCGAGTGGAAAGTGAGCCCGGCCGAGGAACGACCGTCATTGTCACCTTGCCAATCACAACGCCGACAGATTAG
- a CDS encoding response regulator transcription factor yields the protein MPTILVADDDANIRELVCLFLRNDGFTTAEAADGKEALTVYASTHVDLVVLDIMMPIMDGWTLCKELRRANPDLPLLMLTARGETWEKVKGFELGTDDYLTKPFDPLELTARVRALLKRYRIGSTQSIRFGNIILDRQTYKVMRGTESITLPLKEFELLYKLAGTPGQVYTREQLIDQIWGIDYAGDDRTIDVHIKRLRERFATTPDFRIETVRGLGYRLEVYE from the coding sequence ATGCCTACTATACTGGTTGCTGACGACGATGCGAACATACGCGAACTTGTCTGTTTATTTCTGCGCAACGACGGATTCACAACAGCCGAAGCCGCGGACGGCAAGGAAGCACTGACCGTCTACGCCTCAACGCATGTCGATCTTGTCGTGCTCGATATTATGATGCCGATTATGGATGGTTGGACGTTATGCAAGGAGCTCCGAAGAGCCAATCCTGATCTTCCCTTACTTATGCTGACTGCGAGGGGCGAAACATGGGAGAAAGTGAAAGGGTTCGAGCTTGGCACGGATGATTATTTGACGAAACCATTCGATCCGTTGGAGTTGACGGCTCGTGTTAGAGCATTGCTGAAACGATACCGGATCGGCTCCACGCAGTCGATCCGGTTCGGCAACATCATTCTTGACCGGCAGACCTATAAGGTGATGAGAGGGACAGAGTCGATCACGTTGCCGCTCAAGGAGTTCGAATTGCTGTACAAGCTCGCTGGAACACCCGGACAAGTCTATACGCGCGAGCAGTTGATCGATCAAATTTGGGGGATCGATTACGCAGGAGATGATCGAACGATAGATGTGCATATTAAACGCCTGCGCGAACGGTTCGCGACAACACCCGATTTTCGTATCGAGACGGTGCGTGGTCTTGGCTACCGGCTTGAGGTTTACGAATGA